In a genomic window of Cyclopterus lumpus isolate fCycLum1 chromosome 13, fCycLum1.pri, whole genome shotgun sequence:
- the si:ch211-151h10.2 gene encoding uncharacterized protein si:ch211-151h10.2, with translation MQFQTAGLALCCSHALVDSLPSQKSRRYRTSIQACRWMEEVMEDEEGEPAERRQTRQSLLSTSRSLHYSRSSNQSPVGHQPQQTSRFQTLRILRQGWSSFAPAGVVWSVCQVEATLHPSLLLVAVLWRLLLVCLLWMVLGGCVHALKCCLRAGQDREELPLSMQQEVVTENNNYHYLRMSQSRSLDPHVPLALALVDSLLLCVLQEPLSDPSVLHIQALLSRLESVCHTLETADVGSEVTLEDVGGDSLLIDKVKLIHTYLQQRSSSLCRLVQVQGEFEVSVKDVLLGLERLWAQLEDLHTGVTLTKEGNRGHGDLASAQTDAETLFAVLSDYRNRLQCCQAHLKHGTQLLQELTWRHTQTSNSVSSSSESVWPELLLQSNFEQFDKVQESFITLEQQTSTFQAHLEGLGKGNQEGPAGPLDHGDRANSRSASPQISKGLQSVSATHEQHRNSTSASTSVSSMEMDTDTETDSALTLCERSALHFTSTIGRLRKSGRRK, from the exons ATGCAGTTTCAAACGGCGGGTCTGGCTCTGTGTTGCTCCCATGCCTTGGTTGACAGTTTGCCATCCCAAAAGTCGAGGCGGTACAGGACAAGCATCCAGGCCTgtagatggatggaggaggtgatggaggacgaggagggagaaCCAGCTGAGAGGAGGCAAACACGGCAGAG TTTGTTGTCCACCTCTCGGTCACTCCATTACTCCAGAAGTTCCAACCAATCACCTGTTGGACATCAGCCACAGCAAACATCTCGGTTCCAGACTCTGAGGATACTGAGACAAGGCTGGTCTAGTTTTGCTCCAGCAGGTGTAGTGTGGTCAGTCTGCCAGGTGGAGGCGACGCTGCACCCTTCTCTGTTACTGGTGGCTGTGCTCTGGAGGCTCCTGTTGGTGTGTTTGCTGTGGATGGTTCTGGGAGGTTGTGTCCATGCCCTGAAGTGCTGCCTGCGGGCAGGACAGGACCGG GAGGAGCTTCCACTGAGCATGCAGCAGGAGGTTGTTACTGAAAACAATAATTACCACTATTTAAG GATGTCCCAGTCGAGGAGCCTGGACCCCCACGTTCCTCTGGCCCTTGCCCTGGTTGACAGCCTGCTGTTGTGTGTGCTCCAAGAGCCCCTGTCAGACCCCAGTGTGCTCCACATACAGGCTCTCCTCTCCAGACTGGAG TCGGTGTGTCACACACTTGAAACGGCTGATGTTGGGTCAGAGGTGACGCTGGAGGATGTGGGCGGAGACTCTTTACTGATAGACAAAGTGAAGCTCATCCACACATACCTGCAGCAGAG GTCGAGCTCACTGTGTCGACTCGTACAGGTGCAGGGGGAGTTTGAAGTCAGTGTGAAGGACGTGCTGCTAGGCCTAGAACGCCTCTGGGCTCAGCTGGAGGACCTCCACACTGGGGTCACACTCACTAAAGAGGGGAACCGAGGCCACGGAGACCTGGCCTCTGCCCAGACAGACGCAGAG ACTTTGTTTGCAGTCTTGAGTGACTACAGGAACAGACTTCAGTGCTGCCAGGCTCACCTGAAGCACGGGACACAATTACTGCAG GAGTTAACATGGCGTCATACGCAAACAAGCAACAgtgtgagcagcagcagtgagtcaGTCTGGCCAGAGCTGTTGCTTCAGTCCAACTTTGAGCAG TTCGACAAGGTGCAGGAGAGTTTCATCACCCTGGAACAACAGACCTCTACGTTCCAGGCTCACCTGGAGGGACTTGGAAAGGGCAATCAGGAGGGACCCGCGGGGCCTCTCGATCACGGCGACAGGGCCAATTCACGCTCAGCTTCTCCACAGATCTCCAAAGGTCTCCAGAGTGTAAGCGCAACTCACGAGCAGCACCGTAACTCGACCTCCGCATCCACATCTGTCTCCTCAATGGAAatggacacagacacagaaacagacagtgCGCTCACACTGTGTGAGAGGTCGGCTCTGCATTTCACCTCCACTATCGGACGCCTGCGCAAATCTGGAAGGAGGAAGTGA
- the prdm10 gene encoding PR domain zinc finger protein 10 → METKQESSAVWGQTSDNDSGNGTQVHFEGGTVAQIVYSDDQTDRGQQQVVYTADGNSYTSVESAEHTLVYIHPADGTQTVFADQPQVAYIQQDGTTQQVTVLLPSGQNINAANLHVLSNVAEAPQAILEPVSQEQLSVSNAFPSMADMADPPLSPLGATDSTDDSDEDEDEDSEMDDWEPRLPQSFNPHSLWCDECSNANPSVCLKHGPLHPVPNRPVMSKARASLPLVLYIDRFLGGVFTKRRIPKRTQFGPVEGHLASQGELQDHYIHLKLCVLDAEKDGEKADDMWLNLSDEDSCNWMMFVRPAQNHLEQNLVAYQYGSEIFYTSIKNIQPKQELKVWYAASYAEFVNQKIHNVTEEERKVLREQEKNWPCYECNRRFVSSEQLQQHLNMHDDKLNSVTRSRGRGRGRGKRRFGTGRRPGRPPKFIRLDPPVDAGGEKIAETLELTETPLEEHAEGAQNRLKVVEMESEAAPGTEAEGQLIPPAGEPVSESVTPPSDTYVPVPLKEDQGQSSQSDAHLTSQDMRRAKRIRNAALQHLFIRKSFRPFKCTHCGKAFRDKDKLDQHLRVHGRDAYAFACHICSKSFTSDSALEDHLLVHTENRSYSCLLCTETFERLDLLKDHVGMHAVNGCFTCPSCKKTFTDFIQVKKHIRCFHSEKVFQCPDCEKAFCRPDKLRLHMLRHSDRKDFLCSTCGKQFKRKDKLREHMQRMHNPDREAKKADRIHRSKTLKLKVPTTDFESFMFKCRVCMMGFRRRGMLVNHLSKRHPEMRIDDVPELTLPIIKPNRDYFCQYCDKVYKSASKRKAHILKNHPGAELPPSIRKLRPAAPGEPDPMLSTHTQLTGTIATAPVCCPHCAKQYSSKTKMVQHIRKKHPEFAQLVNTIQAPLTTAVISSAPAVISADGTAAEAVVTTDLLTQAMTELSQTLTTDYRTAQGDYQRIQYIPVSQAGGNLSQPQHIQLQVVQVAPASPPHSQHATVDVSQLHDPHGYSQHSIQVQHIQVNEASGTGQGDSQVTGQPLSPTSQQPSQELSPTQLTPVTLAQSHTLQASSTQQQQQQQGTVQHAYIPGNWNYSSEIQMMALPHTQYVIAEASPPVSGVNSNQVKTTHYIISEGQTELETKQTIPQSTTQGHVEHLEQQPANQQATTQYIITTTTNGSGTSEVHITKP, encoded by the exons GTGCATTTTGAAGGCGGCACAGTGGCCCAGATCGTGTACAGTGACGATCAGACGGACCGGGGACAGCAGCAGGTGGTTTATACAGCAGACGGGAACTCTTATACCTCTGTAGAGTCTGCAGAGCACACACTGGTGTACATACACCCTGCAGATGGCACTCAG ACTGTATTTGCTGACCAGCCACAAGTGGCTTACATTCAGCAGGATGGTACAACACAACAG GTCACAGTCTTGCTGCCCAGTGGACAGAACATAAATGCAGCCAATCTGCATGTTCTCAGTAATGTAGCCGAGGCTCCCCAAGCTATCCTGGAGCCAGTTTCCCAG GAGCAGCTGTCTGTGTCCAATGCATTCCCCTCCATGGCGGACATGGCGGACCCCCCCCTCAGTCCCCTCGGGGCCACAGACTCCACGGACGATTCTGAcgaagatgaggatgaagactCTGAGATGGATGACTGGGAACCTCGTCTGCCTCAATCATTCAACCCTCACAGCCTCT GGTGTGACGAGTGTAGTAATGCCAACCCTTCTGTGTGCCTGAAGCACGGCCCTCTGCACCCCGTTCCCAACCGGCCTGTGATGTCCAAGGCCCGGGCCAGTTTGCCTCTGGTACTCTACATCGATCGCTTCCTGGGCGGAGTGTTCACCAAGAGACGCATCCCGAAGCGCACACAGTTTGGTCCTGTGGAGGGACACCTGGCTTCTCAGGGTGAACTGCAGGACCACTACATCCATCTAAAA CTGTGCGTGCTGGAtgcagagaaagatggagaaaaggCTGATGACATGTGGTTGAACCTTTCTGATGAAGACAGCTGTAACTGGATGATGTTTGTGAGACCTGCTCAGAACCACCTGGAGCAGAACCTAGTGGCCTACCAGTACGGCTCAGAGATCTTTTACACATCCATCAAAAACATCCAACCCAAACAAGAGCTCAAG GTGTGGTATGCGGCATCATATGCAGAGTTTGTCAACCAGAAGATCCACAATGttacagaagaagagagaaaag TGCTGCGGGAGCAAGAGAAGAACTGGCCTTGTTATGAGTGTAACCGCCGCTTCGTGAGCTCTGAACAACTGCAGCAACATCTCAACATGCATGACGACAAATTAAACTCTGTTACCAG ATCCAGAGGCCGGGGGCGAGGAAGAGGCAAGAGGAGATTTGGGACAGGAAGAAGACCGGGACGCCCACCTAAATTCATACGTCTTGATCCACCAGTCGATGCTGGTGGGGAAAAGATAGCG GAGACGCTGGAATTGACAGAGACGCCTCTGGAGGAGCACGCCGAGGGAGCTCAGAACAGGTTGAAGGTGGTGGAGATGGAGTCGGAGGCAGCGCCTGGGACTGAGGCAGAGGGACAGCTTATCCCTCCCGCAGGGGAGCCCGTTTCAGAGTCCGTCACCCCGCCCTCCGACACGTACGTGCCTGTTCCACTAAAGGAGGATCAAGGACAGAGCAGCCAATCGGACGCCCACCTCACATCTCAGGACATGCGCCGTGCCAAGAGGATACGG AACGCAGCGCTGCAGCACCTTTTCATACGGAAGAGTTTCCGTCCGTTTAAATGCACCCACTGTGGAAAGGCCTTCCGGGACAAAGACAAGCTGGATCAGCACCTGCGAGTCCACGGCCGGGACGCCTACGCCTTCGCCTGCCACATTTGCAGCAAGAGCTTCACGAGTGACTCGGCCCTGGAGGACCATCTGCTGGTGCACACGGAAAACCGCTCCTACTCTTGTCTCTTATGCACGGAAACCTTTGAACGGCTGGACCTGCTCAAAGACCACGTAGGGATGCATGCTGTGAACGGCTGCTTCACCTGTCCTTCCTGCAAGAAGACGTTTACTGACTTCATCCAG GTGAAGAAGCATATCCGCTGCTTCCATTCAGAGAAGGTCTTCCAGTGCCCAGATTGTGAAAAGGCCTTCTGCCGGCCGGACAAGCTCCGTTTGCACATGTTACGCCACTCTGACCGCAAGGACTTCCTGTGCTCAACATGTGGCAAACAATTCAAG AGAAAAGATAAGCTGCGGGAACACATGCAACGCATGCACAATCCCGACAGAGAGGCCAAGAAAGCAGACCGAATCCACCGCTCCAAAACCCTCAAACTGAAGGTGCCCACCACGGACTTTGAGAGCTTCATGTTCAAATGCAGAGTGTGCATGATGGGATTCAGACGCAGAGGAATGCTG GTCAATCATTTGTCCAAGCGTCACCCAGAGATGCGTATTGATGACGTGCCTGAGCTCACGCTGCCCATTATCAAGCCCAACAGGGACTACTTCTGCCAGTATTGTGACAAg GTGTATAAGAGTGCCAGTAAGAGGAAAGCACACATACTGAAGAACCACCCCGGGGCAGAACTACCTCCCAGCATCCGGAAGTTGCGTCCGGCTGCTCCTGGGGAACCAGACCCCAtgttgagcacacacacacagctgacggGCACCATCGCCACTGCACCGGTCTGTTGCCCACACTGTGCCAAACAGTACAGCAGCAAG ACTAAGATGGTTCAGCACATCAGGAAGAAGCATCCAGAGTTTGCCCAACTCGTCAACACCATCCAGGCTCCTCTGACGACAGCTGTCATCAGCAGTGCACCTGCCGTCATCAGTGCAGACGGTACCGCAGCTGAGGCTGTAGTG ACCACAGATTTGCTGACCCAGGCCATGACGGAGCTTTCTCAAACACTGACCACAGACTACCGCACGGCTCAGGGGGACTACCAGAGGATCCAGTACATCCCAGTGTCTCAGGCAGGAGGCAACCTGTCCCAGCCGCAACACATTCAGCTGCAGGTGGTGCAGGTGGCTCCG GCTTCCCCCCCACATTCCCAACACGCGACAGTAGATGTGAGCCAGCTGCATGACCCTCATGGCTACAGCCAGCACTCCATCCAGGTACAACACATCCAGGTCAACGAGGCCTCAGGCACTGGACAAGGTGACAGCCAG GTCACCGGTCAGCCTCTAAGCCCCACCTCCCAGCAGCCCAGTCAGGAGCTGAGCCCCACCCAGCTGACCCCTGTGACCTTAGCACAGAGCCACACCCTGCAGGCCAGCAgcacccagcagcagcagcagcagcaggggacTGTGCAGCATGCCTACATACCGGGGAACTGGAACTACT CGTCTGAGATCCAGATGATGGCTCTACCCCACACGCAATATGTGATAGCTGAGGCCAGCCCTCCTGTATCTGGAGTCAACAGCAACCAGGTGAAAACG ACCCACTACATTATTTCCGAGGGTCAGACTGAACTGGAGACTAAACAGACCATTCCTCAGAGCACAACCCAGGGccatgtggaacatctggagcAGCAACCGGCCAATCAGCAAGCCACCACACAGTACATCATCACCACAACCACCAATGGCAGCGGCACGAGTGAAGTCCACATCACAAAACCCTGA